A genomic region of Gossypium hirsutum isolate 1008001.06 chromosome D01, Gossypium_hirsutum_v2.1, whole genome shotgun sequence contains the following coding sequences:
- the LOC107922593 gene encoding probable beta-1,4-xylosyltransferase IRX9H — translation MPSIRRTLSPAFHGRSTQNGAAGFSSSPSNKLLHKHFPSSASSTLLNLVYRRGWRRSFCRCLFFFLIGLLFGITPFGQMDTDIRPKDFASPDLRPPHVHLQSDDPIFSYVALGVNTQLEQHNEVTDSIEPLKQLIVVTPTHNRGFQVYFLNRLGQVLRLVKPPLVWIVVEEKTVSLETAQILRKTGVMYRHVVSTRNSSDVKDRGVHQRNAALEHIERHKLDGIVFFADDDNVYTLELFESLRTTSRFGTWPVAMLEQSKNKAIVEGPVCNASRVIGWHTNEKSKRLRRFHVDMSGFAFSSTILWDPKRWGRPCSNPIRQLDTVKEGFQETTFIEQVVEDESQMEGIPPGCSKVMNWHLHLDTGNVVYPKGWLLEKNLEVILSIK, via the exons ATGCCTTCCATCCGTCGGACTCTCTCACCGGCATTTCACGGCCGTTCCACCCAGAACGGCGCTGCCGGGTTCTCCTCTTCTCCCTCTAATAAGCTTTTACATAAACATTTCCCCTCTTCTGCTTCCTCAACGCTCCTCAATTTAGTTTACCGCCGAGGGTGGCGCCGGTCTTTTTGCCGCTGTCTCTTCTTTTTTCTAATAGGGTTGCTTTTCGGAATTACTCCGTTTGGCCAAATGGATACCGATATCCGACCCAAGGATTTCGCTTCTCCCGACCTCAGACCGCCACATGTCCACCTCCAATCCGACGATCCCATTTTTTCTTATGTTGCATTGGGCGTTAATACGCAATTGGAACAACACAACGAAGTTACGGATTCAATCGAGCCGTTAAAGCAGTTAATCGTCGTTACGCCCACTCACAATCGGGGATTCCAAGTCTATTTCTTGAACAGGTTAGGCCAAGTTCTGCGGTTAGTGAAGCCGCCGTTGGTTTGGATAGTGGTGGAGGAGAAAACGGTGTCTTTAGAGACGGCCCAGATTTTGAGGAAAACAGGGGTTATGTATCGGCACGTTGTGTCCACGCGCAATTCTAGTGACGTGAAGGACCGAGGGGTTCATCAAAGAAACGCCGCTTTGGAACATATCGAACGGCACAAGCTTGACGGGATCGTGTTTTTCGCCGACGACGACAACGTCTACACCCTGGAATTGTTTGAGAGCTTGAGAACTActag CCGTTTTGGAACTTGGCCTGTTGCGATGCTTGAACAAAGCAAAAACAAGGCAATTGTGGAAGGTCCGGTATGCAATGCGAGTCGAGTAATTGGATGGCACACAAATGAGAAAAGCAAAAGACTTCGTAGGTTTCATGTTGACATGTCGGGATTTGCTTTTAGCAGCACCATCTTGTGGGACCCAAAGCGATGGGGACGCCCCTGTTCAAACCCAATTCGACAATTGGACACAGTGAAGGAGGGTTTCCAA GAAACGACATTCATCGAGCAAGTAGTGGAAGATGAAAGTCAAATGGAAGGTATACCACCTGGTTGTTCAAAGGTTATGAACTGGCATCTCCATTTAGATACAGGCAATGTTGTTTATCCCAAAGGCTGGCTACTTGAGAAGAACCTAGAGGTTATCTTATCTATTAAGTGA